A single window of Nicotiana tomentosiformis chromosome 1, ASM39032v3, whole genome shotgun sequence DNA harbors:
- the LOC104094947 gene encoding abscisic acid receptor PYL3-like, translating into MEAQFITRYHSHQPSDHQCSSSIVKHIKAPVDIVWSLVRRFDQPQKYKPFVSRCTVKGDLRIGSVREVNVKSGLPATTSTERLELLDDEEHILGIRIVGGDHRLKNYSSVITVHPEILDGAPGTLVIESFMVDVPEGNTQEETCYFVKALINCNLKSLADVSERMAMHGGGLPISVNWPSSNQIKT; encoded by the exons ATGGAGGCGCAGTTTATAACAAGATACCATAGTCATCAGCCTAGTGACCACCAGTGTTCTTCTTCTATTGTTAAGCACATCAAAGCACCAGTTGATATT GTTTGGTCGCTGGTGAGGAGATTCGATCAGCCTCAGAAGTATAAGCCATTTGTTAGCAGGTGTACTGTGAAGGGTGATCTTAGGATTGGAAGTGTTAGAGAGGTGAATGTTAAGTCAGGTCTTCCAGCAACCACCAGCACTGAAAGATTGGAACTTCTTGATGACGAAGAGCACATTCTTGGCATCAGAATCGTCGGTGGTGATCACAGGCTAAAG AACTATTCTTCAGTTATTACAGTCCATCCGGAGATACTTGATGGTGCACCGGGGACACTGGTGATTGAGTCATTTATGGTAGATGTGCCTGAAGGCAACACTCAAGAGGAGACCTGCTACTTTGTGAAGGCCCTAATCAACTGCAACCTGAAATCACTTGCTGATGTCTCAGAGAGAATGGCAATGCACGGTGGAGGTCTTCCCATCAGCGTAAACTGGCCGTCTAGTAACCAGATCAAGACATGA